One part of the Bradyrhizobium sp. CB1650 genome encodes these proteins:
- a CDS encoding acyl-CoA thioesterase, which produces MEQDATYRGTVYPWQCDHVGHMNIMWYVGKFDEANWNLFARLGLTPSYLRSSGRGMAAVQQNISYKRELLAGDIVAIRSVLLEIRGKSIRFRHEMTNAETGEIAATCEITAVHMDRTARKSTPFAAALRKTATKHLAEPAEA; this is translated from the coding sequence ATGGAGCAGGACGCGACCTATCGCGGCACGGTCTATCCGTGGCAGTGCGACCATGTCGGCCACATGAACATCATGTGGTATGTCGGCAAATTCGATGAGGCCAATTGGAATCTGTTCGCACGGCTTGGGCTGACGCCGAGTTACCTGCGCAGCTCCGGACGCGGCATGGCGGCGGTGCAGCAGAACATCAGCTACAAGCGCGAGCTGCTCGCCGGCGACATCGTCGCGATCCGCAGCGTGCTGCTCGAGATCCGCGGCAAATCGATCCGCTTCCGGCACGAGATGACGAATGCCGAGACCGGCGAGATCGCGGCGACCTGCGAGATCACCGCCGTGCACATGGACAGGACGGCGCGCAAGTCTACGCCGTTCGCGGCTGCGCTCCGCAAGACCGCCACGAAGCATCTCGCTGAACCGGCCGAGGCCTAG
- a CDS encoding DsbA family protein, translating to MTGSRKNSGIVPTRRAALTLIGAGALSAGGVATAHAAVDGDEVLTETKVLRDPDVPVAGNPNGDITIVEWSDYNCPYCRKLEPELRQVVQDDGKVRLVLKDWPILGPVSITAARIALAAKFQDKYHQAHDAMMGVSSRLTEPRIDELLAGAGIDMDRLKRDLTARARDIDAVLKRNNDQAEAFGFRGTPSFIVGKFRVPGVLTMTEFEQVIADARKAKMN from the coding sequence ATGACTGGATCCAGGAAGAACAGCGGCATTGTGCCGACGCGTCGCGCGGCGCTGACGCTGATTGGGGCCGGCGCCCTATCGGCGGGGGGCGTCGCCACGGCGCACGCGGCGGTCGATGGTGACGAGGTGCTGACCGAGACCAAGGTGCTGCGCGACCCCGACGTTCCCGTTGCCGGCAATCCCAATGGCGACATCACCATCGTCGAATGGTCGGATTACAATTGTCCCTATTGCCGCAAGCTCGAGCCCGAGCTGCGCCAGGTCGTTCAGGACGACGGCAAGGTGAGGCTGGTGCTGAAGGACTGGCCGATCCTCGGTCCGGTCTCGATCACGGCGGCGCGAATCGCGCTCGCGGCGAAATTCCAGGACAAGTATCACCAGGCCCATGACGCCATGATGGGCGTCAGCTCGCGCCTGACCGAGCCGCGCATCGATGAGCTGCTGGCCGGCGCCGGCATCGACATGGATCGCCTGAAGCGCGACCTCACCGCACGCGCCAGGGATATCGACGCCGTCCTCAAGCGCAACAACGACCAGGCCGAGGCCTTCGGCTTCCGCGGCACGCCGTCCTTCATCGTCGGCAAATTCCGCGTGCCGGGCGTGCTGACCATGACCGAGTTCGAGCAGGTCATTGCCGACGCCCGCAAGGCCAAGATGAACTGA
- a CDS encoding TetR/AcrR family transcriptional regulator codes for MSDGKGDVWVEAGFSELARSGVEGVRVEVLAKNLGVTKGGFYRRFADRAALLDAMLERWREGRIAAIAQQTSLDGQEPRERLKALIQLYSERLNPEGMAIELAIRQWARADENAAAAVASVDAARLKHVGELYRANGLATEEADAQAFLFYCFIFGQSLLFVERGPRKRSQLVAKSAEKLLD; via the coding sequence ATGAGTGACGGCAAAGGCGATGTCTGGGTCGAGGCGGGGTTTAGCGAGCTCGCCCGCTCGGGAGTCGAGGGGGTCCGGGTCGAGGTGCTCGCCAAGAATCTCGGCGTTACCAAAGGCGGCTTCTACCGCCGCTTCGCCGATCGCGCCGCGCTGCTCGATGCCATGCTCGAGCGCTGGCGCGAGGGGCGCATCGCAGCGATCGCGCAGCAGACGAGCCTCGACGGACAAGAGCCGCGCGAACGACTGAAGGCACTGATCCAGCTTTATTCCGAGCGGCTGAATCCCGAAGGCATGGCGATCGAGCTCGCGATCCGGCAGTGGGCCCGCGCGGATGAGAATGCTGCGGCGGCCGTGGCGAGCGTGGATGCGGCGCGGCTGAAACACGTCGGCGAGCTCTATCGCGCCAACGGGCTTGCGACTGAGGAGGCCGACGCGCAGGCCTTCCTGTTCTACTGCTTCATCTTCGGCCAGAGCCTCTTGTTCGTCGAGCGCGGCCCGCGCAAGCGCTCGCAGCTCGTGGCGAAGTCGGCCGAGAAGCTGCTGGACTAG
- a CDS encoding site-specific integrase, with product MFVTVCSPPIPAARFAGILAGIVLVSGEQTFTATFAFPNEGIEPMAGKNDGACANPKQIRTDVDCRAARPKFDNGAWTSAKISDVTGGWLYLFVTPDVSCPGKAASKLWRMDYRFHGRQKTYSIGPYGNGKDGTFSLADARRERDKAKDLLKDGKDPSTEKQLDKHRQAAARPFGKWADEWLAKKKVEKVKRGRIVAVRDPKTIEVLELRVGYVKARFGKLCRQDIKRPDVLAFMRSYEAEGKLETRDRVRSICEQICDYADVEGDGYNPFRNLNGQMIANISTPRPGVTEPRDVTRVFKLISAPWTRARFSDVVGLALRFDALTIPRPGMVNEMEWSEVDWDAARWTIPAAKMKTGWDHVVPLSRQALAILRSVQKLTGHRRYAFSCSKDAPLSNNTLNKRLRLLGIDTKTDHCAHGFRTTFSTLSHHEEIKDVKAWDGDVVELQLAHLDNSTVEGLYKRHGPLALIGSRTKLMQHWADRIDYWLDPKKVTPIKRGAQV from the coding sequence TTGTTCGTCACCGTTTGTTCTCCTCCGATCCCAGCCGCTCGGTTTGCTGGTATTCTTGCTGGTATCGTGCTGGTATCGGGAGAACAAACGTTCACGGCGACTTTCGCTTTTCCGAATGAAGGAATTGAGCCTATGGCCGGCAAGAACGACGGCGCGTGCGCCAATCCCAAGCAGATCAGGACCGACGTCGACTGCCGCGCCGCCCGACCGAAATTCGACAATGGTGCGTGGACTTCCGCCAAGATTTCTGACGTGACCGGCGGATGGCTCTATCTCTTCGTCACGCCGGACGTGAGCTGCCCCGGCAAGGCTGCCTCCAAGCTCTGGCGGATGGACTACCGCTTCCACGGCCGCCAGAAAACCTACTCAATCGGGCCTTACGGCAACGGCAAGGATGGCACGTTCTCGCTCGCCGACGCGCGGCGCGAGCGCGACAAGGCCAAAGACCTGCTCAAGGACGGCAAAGATCCGAGCACCGAGAAGCAGCTCGACAAGCACAGGCAGGCGGCCGCCCGGCCTTTCGGGAAATGGGCCGACGAGTGGCTCGCAAAGAAGAAGGTCGAAAAGGTCAAACGCGGCAGGATCGTCGCGGTGCGCGACCCCAAGACCATCGAGGTGCTTGAACTGCGAGTCGGCTACGTCAAGGCTCGCTTCGGCAAGCTGTGCAGGCAGGACATCAAGCGTCCGGACGTGCTCGCTTTTATGCGTTCATACGAAGCCGAGGGAAAGCTGGAAACCCGGGACCGCGTGCGCAGCATTTGTGAGCAAATCTGCGACTATGCCGATGTTGAAGGCGACGGTTACAATCCATTCCGAAACCTGAATGGGCAGATGATTGCCAACATTTCGACGCCGCGTCCCGGTGTCACCGAACCACGCGACGTGACACGCGTGTTCAAGCTCATTAGCGCACCGTGGACGAGAGCGAGGTTCAGCGACGTCGTTGGCCTTGCCTTGCGCTTCGATGCGCTGACCATTCCCCGCCCCGGCATGGTCAATGAAATGGAGTGGAGCGAGGTCGATTGGGACGCCGCTCGGTGGACTATTCCGGCCGCTAAAATGAAAACCGGCTGGGATCATGTCGTGCCTTTGTCGCGACAGGCGCTCGCAATCCTGCGCAGCGTTCAGAAGCTGACCGGACATCGCCGGTACGCGTTTTCCTGTTCAAAGGACGCGCCACTATCAAACAACACGCTCAACAAGCGCTTGCGTCTGCTTGGCATTGACACCAAGACCGATCATTGTGCCCACGGTTTCCGGACCACCTTCTCTACCCTGTCTCACCATGAAGAGATCAAGGACGTCAAGGCGTGGGATGGCGATGTCGTCGAGTTGCAGCTTGCGCATCTCGATAACTCAACTGTGGAAGGTCTGTACAAGAGGCACGGACCGCTCGCGCTAATCGGCTCGCGCACTAAGCTGATGCAGCATTGGGCTGATCGGATCGACTACTGGCTCGATCCCAAGAAGGTGACGCCGATCAAGAGAGGCGCGCAGGTTTGA
- a CDS encoding methylamine utilization protein, protein MRTGKFGLQVTAAVTGGLLAGAALAASPYTISQKDREFRPREIIIKRGETLRFVNDDGELLHHAYLSSDTFDFDTGDQQPGNQFDVVFSVAGDYTVLCGIHPKMKLGVHVTK, encoded by the coding sequence TTGCGCACAGGCAAGTTCGGTCTGCAGGTCACAGCCGCAGTCACCGGAGGACTGCTCGCAGGCGCCGCTCTGGCCGCATCCCCCTACACCATCTCGCAAAAGGACCGCGAATTCAGACCGCGCGAGATCATCATCAAGCGCGGCGAGACTTTACGGTTCGTTAACGACGATGGTGAGCTGTTGCACCACGCCTATTTGAGCTCGGACACCTTTGATTTCGATACCGGTGATCAGCAGCCTGGCAACCAATTCGACGTCGTCTTTTCGGTGGCCGGTGACTACACCGTGCTGTGCGGCATTCATCCGAAGATGAAGCTTGGCGTGCACGTCACCAAGTAG
- a CDS encoding EAL domain-containing protein yields the protein MSLFVGRVVRQPKAAFETLRATIACLPRLVEARGSIRTGILIFCLAMSAIAAVLGGYASLGIRHAGDLVARTYDESLMSINYARAAGADFAAMRVASAQRLLSKDPSGRARLEAEIDELAKSLSEDVTIAAERSQSARAAKAAAKVQEAAKAWVALHRRSLQAPADERRSVEANPRETDDLNQYSNAVNQQIELLVNYTAGDGFLFRQRALAAIRRDLQLNVAGLTVALLLSGLFSWMLARRIIGPVAIASKAARSIADGDLNTDIPKGGGDELGILLSAMERMRDNIRAMVDREVAQRRSAQVRLSDALENSREGIVLLDNDGQIALSNSRASEFIHCLPQLVQPSWLRGTPAPSNDSSPALTLRNNFNNIDSVEGEAQLPDGRWLRVSRSPTREGGVMLVYSDITGLKQQKAELHATNLRLDAALTHMSQGLCLYDSEGRLQVVNRRFCEIFDISPELVRPGMTFEDVLRLSIAAGNHGSQTAADLLAECEEFLARRKGGNYLQQLSDGRIVSIAHRSTSDGGWLISCEDVTEQQRAQSQIAFMARHDALTRLPNRSLFGERIEQAVARAGRGIEFAVFCIDLDNFKQINDTLGHPVGDALLCAVADRLSACVREVDTVARLGGDEFAVIQSEVRNAEEAERLAQRIVEGVGAPYELNGHRIIVGCSVGISLAPADGTTREKLLKNADMALYRSKMDGRGRWRFFEPAMDASLQSRRALEIDLREAMDKDEFALFYQPIYDLRMDRISGFEALLRWQHPKRGLVPPDQFIPLAEEIGLITPLGEWVLNRACEQAASWPDELKIAVNVSASQFRDSKLADVIATAIDASALAPHRLELEITESVLLGNSTETIATLHELKARGLRIALDDFGTGYSSLSYLRSFPFDKIKIDQSFVRDATATKGSKLIVRAITSLGRSLGMTTTAEGVETVEQLHQMKAEGCNEAQGFLFSRPVPATELASTILSLRNGLKRNDWRRARAS from the coding sequence ATGAGTCTTTTCGTCGGCAGGGTTGTACGTCAACCGAAAGCGGCTTTTGAGACGCTTCGGGCCACGATCGCTTGCCTGCCACGGCTTGTCGAAGCGCGCGGCTCGATTCGAACAGGAATTTTGATCTTTTGTCTCGCGATGAGCGCGATCGCGGCTGTCCTCGGAGGTTATGCCAGCCTCGGCATCCGGCATGCCGGCGACCTGGTTGCCAGGACCTACGACGAGTCGCTGATGTCAATCAATTACGCGCGCGCGGCGGGTGCTGATTTCGCCGCAATGCGCGTGGCATCTGCCCAACGCCTGCTCAGCAAGGATCCGTCGGGCCGTGCTCGATTGGAAGCCGAAATCGACGAACTGGCGAAGTCGCTATCGGAGGACGTGACGATCGCGGCGGAACGGTCGCAATCCGCGCGCGCCGCAAAAGCGGCCGCCAAGGTCCAGGAGGCTGCAAAAGCCTGGGTCGCGCTTCATCGTCGTTCCCTTCAAGCGCCTGCTGACGAGCGTCGGAGCGTTGAAGCGAACCCGCGTGAAACCGACGATCTCAATCAGTACTCCAACGCCGTCAATCAGCAGATCGAACTGCTTGTGAACTATACGGCCGGTGACGGCTTTCTCTTCCGTCAACGGGCGCTTGCTGCGATCAGGCGGGATCTGCAACTCAATGTCGCGGGGCTGACCGTCGCCCTTCTTCTGTCCGGGCTGTTCTCGTGGATGTTGGCACGCCGGATCATCGGCCCAGTTGCGATTGCTTCCAAAGCGGCAAGGAGCATTGCCGATGGCGACTTGAATACAGACATTCCAAAGGGAGGCGGTGATGAACTGGGTATTCTCCTGAGCGCAATGGAAAGGATGCGGGACAACATCAGGGCGATGGTGGACCGCGAGGTGGCGCAGCGGCGCTCGGCCCAGGTGCGGCTTTCCGATGCACTCGAGAACTCCCGTGAGGGCATCGTCCTCCTCGACAACGATGGCCAGATCGCCCTATCGAATTCCAGGGCCAGCGAATTCATTCATTGCTTGCCGCAGCTCGTTCAACCAAGTTGGTTGCGGGGGACGCCAGCGCCAAGCAACGACAGCTCCCCAGCGCTCACTCTTCGAAACAACTTTAACAATATCGATAGCGTGGAGGGTGAGGCCCAGCTCCCCGACGGCAGGTGGCTGCGGGTCAGCCGCAGCCCGACCCGGGAAGGCGGCGTGATGCTCGTCTACAGCGACATTACCGGGTTGAAGCAGCAGAAGGCCGAGCTGCATGCGACGAATCTGAGACTTGATGCGGCGCTCACGCACATGTCGCAAGGACTCTGTCTCTATGACAGCGAGGGACGCTTGCAGGTGGTCAACCGCCGCTTCTGCGAGATCTTTGATATTTCGCCGGAGCTCGTGCGTCCAGGCATGACGTTCGAAGACGTCCTCCGCCTGAGTATTGCCGCCGGCAATCATGGCAGCCAGACTGCGGCCGATCTTCTGGCGGAATGCGAGGAATTCCTGGCCCGCCGCAAGGGCGGCAATTATCTCCAGCAGCTCAGCGACGGGCGCATCGTCTCAATCGCTCATCGCTCCACATCCGATGGCGGCTGGCTCATCAGTTGTGAAGATGTGACCGAGCAACAAAGGGCTCAATCGCAAATCGCATTCATGGCACGCCATGACGCTCTGACCAGATTACCAAACCGCTCTCTCTTTGGCGAACGGATCGAGCAGGCGGTCGCGAGGGCCGGCCGGGGGATAGAGTTTGCCGTGTTCTGTATCGATTTGGATAACTTCAAGCAGATCAATGATACCTTGGGGCATCCGGTGGGCGACGCGCTGCTTTGCGCGGTCGCCGATCGGTTAAGCGCGTGTGTCCGAGAGGTTGATACTGTTGCGCGTTTGGGTGGCGACGAGTTTGCAGTCATTCAATCTGAAGTCCGAAACGCTGAAGAGGCCGAGCGCCTCGCCCAACGCATCGTGGAAGGTGTCGGCGCGCCCTATGAACTGAACGGGCATCGCATCATCGTCGGGTGCAGCGTCGGGATATCGCTCGCGCCAGCGGACGGTACGACGCGCGAAAAGCTTCTGAAAAACGCGGACATGGCGCTGTACCGATCCAAAATGGACGGCAGAGGAAGATGGCGGTTCTTCGAGCCAGCAATGGACGCAAGCCTGCAAAGCCGCCGCGCGCTCGAAATTGACCTCCGCGAGGCTATGGACAAGGACGAATTCGCTCTGTTCTACCAGCCCATTTATGACTTGCGAATGGACCGGATCAGCGGCTTCGAAGCATTGTTGCGCTGGCAGCATCCAAAGAGAGGGCTGGTGCCGCCCGATCAGTTCATCCCGCTTGCGGAAGAAATCGGTCTCATCACTCCGCTCGGAGAGTGGGTTCTCAACCGCGCGTGCGAGCAGGCGGCCAGTTGGCCGGACGAGCTCAAGATTGCGGTCAATGTCTCGGCGAGTCAGTTTCGCGATTCGAAACTCGCCGACGTCATCGCCACCGCGATCGATGCGTCGGCGCTGGCGCCGCACCGGCTCGAGCTCGAAATCACCGAATCGGTGCTGCTTGGCAACAGCACCGAAACGATCGCGACGCTGCACGAGCTGAAGGCGCGTGGGCTGCGTATCGCCCTGGACGATTTTGGTACCGGCTATTCGTCGCTGAGTTACCTGCGCAGTTTTCCCTTTGACAAAATCAAGATTGATCAGTCCTTCGTTCGTGACGCAACCGCGACCAAGGGATCAAAATTGATCGTCAGGGCGATTACCAGCCTCGGAAGAAGTCTTGGCATGACGACCACGGCGGAGGGGGTCGAGACGGTTGAGCAGCTGCATCAGATGAAAGCGGAGGGATGCAACGAGGCGCAAGGCTTCTTGTTCAGCCGCCCGGTTCCTGCAACCGAACTCGCATCAACGATCCTGAGCTTGCGAAACGGTCTCAAGCGAAATGACTGGCGCAGGGCGAGAGCCAGCTAG
- a CDS encoding PsiF family protein, translating into MNLASRLAAVALVSLLATGTAFAQTTAPAAKTDTAAPADKKAPKERSAESLECSKQADAKGLHGKERKKFRSECIKSAKAGTAAPADKK; encoded by the coding sequence ATGAATCTCGCCTCGCGCCTCGCCGCCGTCGCCCTCGTCTCCCTGCTCGCCACCGGCACCGCCTTTGCGCAAACCACCGCGCCGGCCGCCAAGACCGATACCGCTGCTCCCGCCGACAAGAAGGCGCCGAAGGAGCGCTCGGCCGAGTCGCTCGAATGCTCCAAACAGGCGGATGCCAAGGGCCTGCACGGCAAGGAGCGCAAGAAATTCCGCTCCGAATGCATCAAGAGCGCGAAGGCGGGCACCGCCGCCCCCGCCGACAAGAAGTAA
- a CDS encoding PaaI family thioesterase, whose amino-acid sequence MAAFEPKNPDYRAAATALFEGQPAMRALGISIVRLAPGEVELAMLYSSAFTQQNGFVHAGIITAGLDNACGVAAFTLMPQEAGILTVEFKTSLLAPARGERFTVKAEVVKPGRTLTFCEAKAFTEHDGKTTVIAAMTGTLMAMQPRG is encoded by the coding sequence ATGGCTGCGTTCGAGCCGAAAAATCCGGACTACCGTGCCGCCGCCACGGCGCTGTTCGAGGGACAGCCGGCGATGCGCGCGCTCGGCATCTCGATCGTCCGCCTCGCGCCGGGCGAGGTCGAGCTGGCGATGTTGTATTCGTCCGCCTTCACGCAGCAGAACGGTTTCGTTCACGCCGGCATCATCACGGCAGGGCTGGACAATGCCTGTGGGGTTGCCGCCTTCACCTTGATGCCGCAGGAGGCCGGCATTCTCACCGTCGAGTTCAAGACCTCGCTGCTTGCGCCTGCCCGCGGCGAACGCTTCACCGTCAAGGCCGAGGTCGTCAAACCGGGCCGCACGCTGACATTCTGCGAGGCCAAGGCCTTTACCGAGCATGACGGCAAGACTACCGTGATCGCCGCAATGACCGGCACGCTTATGGCGATGCAGCCCCGCGGGTAG
- a CDS encoding cytochrome c peroxidase, producing the protein MKVWVSLALLAAIVPLGQRFGLTVAEPSSEAAKIRASYRRPTEIPFPDRNPYSAPKAALGKMLFFDPLLSGSGTISCATCHNPSLSWGDGLARAVGEDPKGLPLRAPTLIDVAFSEPLGWDGKFRDIESVTFGPITGRANMNLTESELIDRLSSSPAYVDAFASAYGDAAITRPRIEAALATFERTIVADESPFDRWIMGDETAISATAKRGFAVFNGKAHCSNCHSGPSFTDGSFQDIGTAKDGDVGRGRLFPTSQKLRYAFKTPTLRNVAQRAPYMHDGSVATLEEVIELYDKGGIDRPSRSPSIRPLLLSATEKADLIAFLQTLSASSPAAR; encoded by the coding sequence ATGAAGGTCTGGGTCAGCCTGGCTTTGCTTGCGGCGATCGTGCCGCTGGGGCAACGCTTTGGCTTGACCGTGGCCGAGCCATCGAGCGAGGCGGCGAAGATCCGCGCCAGCTACCGCCGGCCCACCGAGATTCCCTTCCCGGATCGCAATCCCTACTCGGCGCCAAAAGCGGCTCTTGGGAAGATGTTGTTCTTCGATCCGCTGCTCTCGGGGTCCGGTACCATTTCCTGTGCGACTTGCCACAATCCGTCGCTATCGTGGGGAGATGGCCTGGCGCGTGCGGTCGGGGAGGATCCGAAGGGCCTGCCGCTGCGTGCGCCCACTCTGATCGATGTGGCGTTCAGCGAGCCGTTGGGCTGGGACGGGAAGTTCAGGGATATCGAATCCGTCACGTTTGGCCCGATCACGGGCCGCGCAAACATGAACCTGACGGAATCGGAGTTGATTGATCGTCTATCCAGCAGTCCGGCCTATGTCGATGCGTTCGCAAGCGCCTACGGGGATGCTGCGATCACCCGGCCCAGGATCGAAGCTGCGTTGGCGACCTTTGAACGCACCATTGTCGCTGACGAGTCCCCGTTCGACCGCTGGATCATGGGCGATGAAACCGCGATCAGCGCGACGGCCAAACGCGGCTTTGCGGTCTTCAACGGCAAAGCGCATTGCTCAAACTGCCACAGCGGGCCGTCTTTTACCGACGGATCGTTCCAGGATATCGGTACCGCAAAAGATGGGGATGTTGGACGCGGCCGGCTGTTTCCGACCTCGCAAAAGCTCCGGTACGCATTCAAGACGCCGACACTACGTAACGTCGCGCAGCGTGCGCCCTACATGCATGATGGATCGGTCGCAACGCTCGAAGAGGTCATCGAACTTTATGATAAAGGCGGAATTGACCGTCCAAGCCGGTCCCCTTCGATCCGGCCTTTGCTTCTGAGCGCAACCGAGAAGGCGGACCTGATCGCGTTTCTTCAAACGTTGAGTGCCTCGTCCCCGGCCGCGCGCTGA
- a CDS encoding disulfide bond formation protein B, which produces MTTQSAALPAFDRAASGPALTASLLVTMIAAATIAGAWFFQLVLEILPCPLCLEQRYAYYLAIPLGALTAFAARSGAPRPLLLAGLAILALATLANAGLGGYHAGVEWGFWKGPTDCSGPVANLGSATDLLSRLDTVKVVRCDEVQWRFLGMSLAGYNVLISLLMTGIAAWGFVRTAKRA; this is translated from the coding sequence GTGACGACCCAGAGTGCCGCACTACCAGCGTTCGACCGGGCCGCGAGCGGCCCCGCGCTGACCGCCTCGCTTCTCGTCACCATGATCGCGGCGGCGACGATCGCGGGCGCCTGGTTCTTCCAGCTCGTGCTGGAGATACTGCCCTGTCCGCTCTGCCTCGAGCAGCGCTACGCCTATTATCTGGCGATCCCGCTCGGCGCGCTCACGGCGTTCGCGGCCCGCAGCGGCGCGCCGCGGCCGCTGCTGCTCGCGGGGCTCGCGATCCTCGCGCTGGCGACGCTCGCCAATGCCGGGCTCGGTGGCTACCACGCCGGCGTCGAATGGGGCTTTTGGAAGGGCCCGACCGACTGCTCCGGTCCCGTCGCCAATCTCGGCAGCGCCACCGACCTGCTCTCGCGGCTCGACACCGTGAAGGTGGTACGCTGCGACGAGGTGCAGTGGCGCTTTCTCGGCATGTCGCTCGCCGGCTACAACGTGCTGATCTCGCTGTTGATGACCGGGATCGCGGCGTGGGGATTTGTGCGGACGGCGAAGCGCGCTTGA
- a CDS encoding AbrB family transcriptional regulator has product MKQITASLPFEWPSRAKVLSAVETLVIGAAGGLLFLVAGLPGGLISGSMMAVGIAAIAGRQLAVPPLLTQTVLVLLGISLGSVVSRHLIQQVSAYPLTIGLLALATFCATFGSSYYLQRVHGWDRTSAFLAGSPGALSQITILAVERGADLPGIAVVQTMRVIILTAALPLVLAMAGVAPSAGPSLTTTIASPLDLVKLVAASLALSLLLRLIRFPASWMFGAMIASSVLHGAGWVEGGLPNWVRGVALVGIGALIGSRFARMKIRTLAGHINAALGSFAVAIAVSGIFVGIVALTTQVKFSDVVVAFAPGAMDAMLALALTLHIDPIFVGAHHLSRFVFVTIATPGIVHLFGRTQDDVDD; this is encoded by the coding sequence GTGAAGCAAATCACCGCCTCCCTGCCCTTCGAATGGCCGAGCCGCGCCAAGGTCTTGAGCGCGGTGGAGACGCTCGTCATCGGTGCCGCCGGCGGGCTTTTGTTTCTGGTCGCGGGCCTTCCCGGCGGGCTGATCTCGGGATCGATGATGGCGGTCGGAATCGCCGCGATCGCCGGCCGCCAGCTCGCGGTACCGCCGCTCCTGACCCAGACCGTGCTGGTGCTGCTCGGCATTTCCTTGGGGTCGGTCGTCTCGCGCCATCTGATCCAGCAAGTCAGTGCCTATCCCCTGACCATCGGGCTGCTTGCGCTGGCAACTTTCTGCGCGACCTTCGGCTCGAGCTATTACCTCCAGCGCGTCCACGGCTGGGACCGCACCTCCGCGTTCCTCGCCGGCAGCCCCGGCGCGCTGTCGCAGATCACGATCCTTGCGGTCGAGCGCGGCGCCGACCTGCCGGGCATCGCGGTGGTGCAGACCATGCGCGTCATCATCCTGACCGCGGCGCTGCCGCTGGTGCTGGCGATGGCGGGCGTCGCCCCCTCCGCCGGGCCGTCGCTGACGACGACGATCGCCTCGCCGCTCGATCTCGTGAAGCTGGTCGCCGCCTCGCTGGCGCTGTCGCTGCTGTTGCGGCTGATCAGATTTCCGGCGAGCTGGATGTTCGGCGCGATGATCGCCTCCAGCGTGCTGCATGGCGCCGGCTGGGTCGAGGGCGGCCTGCCGAACTGGGTGCGCGGCGTGGCGCTGGTCGGCATCGGCGCGCTGATCGGCAGCCGTTTTGCGCGGATGAAGATCAGGACGCTGGCCGGCCACATCAACGCGGCGCTGGGCTCGTTCGCGGTCGCGATTGCGGTGTCCGGCATCTTCGTCGGCATTGTGGCGCTCACCACCCAGGTGAAATTCTCCGACGTCGTCGTCGCCTTCGCGCCGGGCGCAATGGACGCGATGCTGGCGCTGGCCCTGACGCTGCACATCGACCCGATCTTCGTCGGCGCCCACCATTTGTCGCGCTTCGTGTTCGTGACGATCGCGACCCCCGGCATCGTGCACCTGTTCGGACGCACGCAGGACGATGTGGATGATTAG